The DNA window cttCACTTTGCAGGTGTCCATGATGGCGGTGGATGAGATGTATGGAGATGTGCCAATGATTGAACGGGACCGCTACTGGAATGACTCGAACCCCAGACCTCCCTACACAGCTGCAACCCTCTTTGTCCTTCGCAAACCCTCCTTTCAGGGCTCCACTTTCGACATGGCGTGAGTGGCATTGTCCTCGTCATCACATTTTTACATTTCAATGTGAATTAACTCACTTTGTGGGAAAATCCACACAGGATTAAAGTATTGGGGCCGGTTGACTTTTCAAGAACagaatgtgtgattgtaaaaacTTTCTACAGACTTTCTATAGGATGTGTCCGTTTACTGTAAAGTGGCAACTTGGGTTTTGTATGCCCCACTCTTCAGTTTCTGATGAAAATGTGGTTATCGTACGACTAAACATTGTACGCAGCCTAACAAACTAATCTGTTTGCCAGCAGATAATTTTTTGGAATCGAGTGCTCAAACAAATAACCCCACGTGTTTGTAAGTCagtctctgtgcttttttttttttaattgagtacgactgcaaaataacccaccatggggccaaagaaagttgcaaatactagcactttgataaagaaggtgagaaaccgcAAGAAAGAACTTGTGGCTCTCTTCTCCTACCTCACTGCTCATCGCCGTCTTTGTCAACAGGAGTCTTCAATAAagataaaagtgatgttaaatgtttatttttccattttattcATCATTTATACGTATGTAGCTTTGTTTTATTGTCAATCATTTTGGGGGTCTGAACGCATTAAATGgatttgcattatttttttaatttaattttcataCGATTCTGTCTTTGTCGCACCTTTTGAAACAGATTACTAATCAATTGTTTTCCTCACGCGTAGTTTAGACTGATTTGGGGTAATAtagtacataaatatacatatttactcAAGCTTTATTTATTAAAGGTAAGGCAATTAACAGATTTTCATTTGccatgctgacctagcaaagaggcagcatttacatgacagagatgttgaagtgtgatgataatctctcctgTCATTTAACAACAAAAATTACAGCTAAAGATCGATCAATAGTTCACAAATgcgtaaaatacattttctgtaattaaaattaattactaCTATTTTTAGCTATAATGAATTAAAACTGTCGgccatgtgatgaggtggcgacgtgtccagggtgtaccccgcctttcgcccgaatgcagctgagataggctccagcaccccccgcgacctctaaaagggacaagcggtagaaaatggatggatggatggaatgaaaacagtacagtttttttttttttactgtcatctagtgtctactttgaaGTCTTTgtggtataaaatgagtaaaacatcatgcTGCGGGGCCACTTTGATATACTTCTATACTTGTTAAGTTTAGTTAAGTTATTAGTAGCAAATGTTTAGGTTTTTTTCTCTACACTGTgtctttttgctctatttttcccaTTTATgccgggttttttttttggtttagttTTATTTCCATAATGTGccacaataaaaaacaagcttaGGACTCACTTAGGACTCCCCGGGCCCTgatataaaaacatttgtatcgTCAACATTGATGTTGGACCTGCCACGCACAATTTGAAAGGTGTATAAGAAGGGATTCTCAaaatgtggtacgtgtaccactagtgggctccatctagtggtacactaaagaatcacttgattaaagtacaatgttttatttttctatttctaAACACAGTGTTCCAACTGTGTGTAATgaatgttacaatggccaaaatactaaatatacttgttaaataaaacatctgccttgatTTGAATGAATATTCAGGCCTACTACGCCACTGTACTTTATTGTTGGTCATCactgtggtacttggagagccacgttTTTTTCCGAGGGTGGTActaggtgaaaaaagtttgagaaccactgagtttGTAGAGTCGTTCCCAGACGTTTTGGTAACTTGAAGAAATGGGAACACatctggaaaaaaatgttttatcactcTTCTCTCATAATGTGACTTAATAAAACATTATCAAGTCCTGATACGCAATGAGCGAACAACAACGTCAGTGCTGATCTGAGAACTGTCTGTTCTTTCTGACAGGATCCCCAAAGAGGAGATGCACTTCCAGCCCCTGGAGGAGATCGCTGAGAACATGGAGGAGACAGTCAGCCGCCACCCCAACATGGCTCTCTTCAACCGGCTCCTGAACGCGGCCCCCTCGCCCACCGGCCTCATGGGCGGAGCCCTGCGACGCACCTCGGCCCAGCTGCAGCGTCTGCACCACTCCCCCAACACCGACCCGTGCAACAGCGACGACGACGACAGCGAGAGTTGCAAGATCGGCAAAGGAGGGTCTTTGCCTTCTGGACTGGGTCAGGACACCCAGAGCACGATTTGCAGTTTCAGGGAGGAGAAGAGCGCCAGAGTGCCTCTGCTGGACATTGATTTCCATGGACAAGCAGCAGACACCACCAGGCAGGTGGATCAGAGCATCGGGGAAGAAAGCCACACcagagaggaggaagaagagaaaACTGAGGTCAGTTTTCCCTCTGGAGAGACTCCACCGGACTCCGCCATTCCCATTACCCCCCAACATCATTCTGCTTTCCTATTTCACCCGTCTTCCTCTCGTCTGGAGCACTGCAGCTCCCAGCCCATCATCAACCACCACAGAGTGGTGCCCGCCTTTGCCCAACCTTCTTTGGGTCAGCACACGATGTCCTTCCTCACTGTGCCATCTATTGAGCCCCAGCGCCTCCGAAGTGTCAGCATGGGGTCAGAGCTGACTGGGACTTAAGTGCACCACACTTCCATGTCATATGAACTTTGTTACTGTCATGCTGGATTCAGTGcatctaagtcagtgtttttcaaccactgtgccgtgagatattatctaattccacctatttgggttaaaaatattttttgcaaaccagtaattataatctgcaaatgatgtgttgttgttaagtgtcggtgctgtctagagctcggcagagtaaccgtgtaatactcttccatatcagtaggtggcagccggtagctaattgctttgtagatgtcggaaacagcgggaggcagtgtgcaggtaaaaaagtgtctaatgcttaaaccaaaaataaacaaaaggtgagagtccctaagaaaaggcattgaagctaggtgaaggctatgcagaacgaaactaaaactgaactggctacaaagtaaacaaaaacagaatgctggacgacagcaaagacttactgtggagcaaagatggcgtccacaatgtacatccgaacatgacatgacaatcaacaatgacaccacaaagaaggataaaaacaactgaaatattcttgattgctaaaacaaagtagatgcgggaaatatcgctcaaaggaagacatgaaactgctacaggaaaataccaaagacAGAAAAAAAGCCTCCgatataggagcgcaagacaagaactaaaacactacacacaggaaaacagcaaaaaactccaaataagtcaaggcgtgatgtgacaggtggtgacagtacacctactttgagacaagagctatattgatgcatggttggttatgctttaaagtcatccaacaattgtgacaacattttattgtcaaccAAATTTCGTTtttaaatgatttctgctggtggtgtgcctccggagtttttctatgaaaaaaatgcgccttggctcaaaaaaggttgaaaaaccctgATCTAAGTCATATAACCATGTACACGTTCCCTTTTGCATCTCTAGCAGCTATGGGCCGAACGGAGTCCAACATAATCACTTCAAAATGTGTCTTCTGGACTTGAACACATCACATTTTTTATGAATCTTATTTGACTCAACATTTTGTTTCCATCCTTGTGTGACAGTGCAGTAGGGAAGGGATACATATTCCCCGTTCCTAAGGTGGCTATGTCAGGAGAGGAAGGGGAagggcagtctgctgaaaatgatggaaagcgccactctacatagcaactgagcctgtggtcaaagttggaatgacCACAACACAAGacataagatattcaacactggaTAATGCATCCCTGcaatttgtcacatttcatgtgtcaggtaaaccgccacggatggggccatatgaatccccttcctactgtatgtttCTTCTCATTACGCGATACACACTACAACATGACCGGGTGCTCTTGTTGTGCCAAACATGTCAAAGAACTACCTCTGTACAGTACAGGAGAACATTCGTGTCTCATTTTTTGTAGGACTTTTGTTTACCTAAATAACGCATGTATTTAGAATTATTTTATTACTCTCCcaaagttaaaataaataatcaataaagtctattaaaggggagctgcattttttttgtatttttagatttttttgcctatcattctcaATCCTTATTTAAGACAGGCTCACTtatgtttttcttcttttatgcattctaactcgtaaataaatgttagcaaaagtcaaCTAACAACAGAGTTAacaggagtcgctctattccgcctatacagCACTTTATAAGACCTCCAAAATCAACATtttatacacacgctgtaagtacatatgtaatgtagtaacaggaacatttataataacatgtaatattgacgtattttgctcattttaagcatacagcggcatATTAATTTCATTTATGCATCACAATGTTCGCGATACCCTTCAACAACGattactactaatcatggcagacttgatgagcgccgtcaaagactactttgggacaaatgatggccTGAATATAAGGGGGGTGggtttagaagctgtgtgctaatcaGGTTTACATCATAgcatcatgtagcactattgcaaagtactgaacaagaaatacaaactacaaacacaataaaacaatcactaactgcacaatgtctgctctcactgggatgccgactgatgggatgtttgtatcttccTGTTTTGAGGAAGAATTATAATCCAttcaaaggtaaaaaaaaaaaaaaaaaggttggcgCAAACaagtctttcttgccatctcagggtctaagttgaatgtcaaaattgaccaacatctCGGTTTCTGGCCACATCCTTCCACTATCCAGGTGTGATGCATGAACTTTCACCAAcacaggcgatgcagcagcttaccgtctcagtatgtcaatatagcagcatgggCTagatctctgtgatcacggcgccgctacaaAATagtttacttggtaaacactcaggtcacaacatgtaaatggagtattgttggcgatgTTATTCAGAGggatttatgggcgcaatagagtcCTCCAAATTAACGGCATTTTTAGCCACCTCCTACTTGCCGTATCTATcggtttagaatgcattaaaaaagaaatacatatctgttcttgtctcacatagggattgtgaatggaaaaaaagtgcagttcctctttgagTTGACAAAATAACTTTGTGTTGGCGGCACGGACAGGAAATGTAGCTTAAAAAAGTATACCTATATTTGAGACACTTTATATTTATTGATTGAAGATGATACATAAAATATGTCCAACGTGTGGCCTGCAGCTCGCTTTTtgtgatatatacactaccgttcaaaagtttggggtcacattgaaatgtccttatttttgaaggaaaagcactgtacttttcaatgaagataactttaaactagtctttactttaaagaaatacactctatacattgctaatgtggtaaatgactattctagctgcaaatgtctggtttttggtgcaatatctacataggtgtatagaggcccatttccagcaactatcactccagtgttctaatggtacaatgtgtttgctcattggctcagaaggctaattgatgattagaaaacccgtgtgcaatcatgttcacacatctgaaaacagtttagcttgttacagaagctacaaaactgaccttcctttgagcagattgagtttctggagcatcacatttgtggggtcaattaaacgctcaaaatggccagaaaaagagaactttcatctgaaactcgacagtctattcttgttcttagaaatgaaggctattccacaaaattgtttgggtgaccccaaacttttgaacggtagtgtatatgtattttttaaatgcacataaacatgaaataacacataACAACACAAACATAGCCTGCATCacaagatcggtaggttgtgagttcaaactgaGTCGtaccagagactataaaaatgggacccattacctccctgcttggcactcagcatcaagggttgcaattaggggttaaatcaccaaaatgattcccgggcgaggccaccgctgctgctcactgctcccctcacctcccagggggtggaacaaggggatgggtgaaatgcagaagataatttcaccacacctaatgtgtgtgtgaccatcattggtactttaactttaatttaacatTACAAAGGCAGATTAGGGCCAATCTGGAAAGAAaactaaaagttatttaaaaaaaaagatgcttgATTTTTAAgaatacatacataataatacGTAGATAAATAGATatgtaaaatcagattaatcacacttttgaatttggattaatcacgattaatcattgGCTATTAATTAATCtgtttatatacatgatttataatttttttctgattaatcacatgagttagctCGTTATTTTTGAAGCccaaatgaataaataacatgGGACAAATATATATGTTGACCATTTTAAATGAACTTTAAAATTAAACACAAATAaccaaataaatataatttttaatcaaacgcacacgcacacactttttttttttttaaattaagtacaaaaataaCCCAaatcaaaatgtttaaaaaagttattcattgtttacttttttttttttcaaccggaAAAACATTTGTTGGCCTGTATAATATTTATAGTAATTGGATAGATTATTTATTCAAATAATTTAGATTAGACAAATATATCGGCCTCGGTTGTTTACAGTAGTTTCATGAACACAAGTAATATTAGAATGGAGCCCTCGTCTTTTAAACAGCAATTGCATTTATTTGCCAGCAGAGGGCGATAGAAGCAAGCTCGTACAAAGAGGCTGAGAGCAAACTGGATAAATACATCCTTGAATCTCTTGCTCCTCCAGAAGTTAGGAAGCTTCTATCTGGGCTGCAGCAGCCTCCTTCTGCGTGACGACTGCCTCTGCCTGGACAGGAAGGACTGGACCGGGCCTGAAGGTCTGAGGTCACCATCCAAAGTCTGCTGCTGGAGAGCGGAGGACTTCACAGAGCAATAAGGACAACTGTTAGATTTGAGTGGAAACCTAATATCATATTATATCACGCTTGATAAGCTATTGGGATTGCAAccctgtgggaacagtttggggaACTGATTGAGTTTGgggaactttgtggacattatcaaGCGACGTCCATCAAAAGCATTCTTGGCCTAGTTTGGTGTGGAAAAACTTGCACAGAGCAtcaattctcaaatcaaaatatcgatacttttgatattTAAGTTATTTGATATATGTATCAGTAACAGGGACGCAGTGTAAAGTAGCTAAATCATTGAGATATTGTCTAAATCAGGGCCCCCTAGagagccgccaaaaaatatcttggGCCGCaggggtactcagttgtaataccattttccaccacttgtggcagtaatgacagtatCAAACCAACAGAAGAACTCTCGGGCTAAAGTCACGGTTTCTGAAGCGCAAAAataatgactaaagtggtgaagcagcAACACTTAAAATACACCACTTTTTAAATTAACCCGGACACATtcagtatatttgcacaaagtatcagtaTCGGATCGGTAACGCCGATACCAGCCGGAATTTTACCCGGTATTGGatgggaaagaaaatcagtggtgtcGCTCATCActatagaacagtgtttttcaaccactgtgccgcagcacaccagtgtgccgtgagatacagtctggtgtgccgtgggttaaaaatattttttgcaaaccagtaattagaaTCCGCAAATGATTCacagttgttgagtgtcagtgctgtctagagctttaGCAGagaaaccgtgtaatactcttccctaTCAGTAGGTGCCAGCAGGtcggtaattgctttgtagatgtcgggagaATGGTTTGTTATGATCAcattatgcagacgacagcgggaggcagtgtgcaggtaaaaaggtatcgaacttaaaccaaaaataaacaaaaggcgaatgacgctaagaaaaggcattgaagcttgggggaggctatgcagaacgaaactaaaactgaactggctgcaaagtaaacaaaaaattaatgccggacgacagcaaagacttacagcgtgttgagcagcagacggcgtccacaaagtacatccgtacatgacatgacaatcaacaacaaaataggagcgcaggacaagaactaaaacactacacacaggaaaacaccaaaaaactccaaatgagtcatggcgtgatgtgacaggtcgtgacagtacacctactttgagacaagagctatagtgatgcatggttggttatggtttgaattcatatccaacaattgtgagaactactttttactgtcaatatcggctgctaaatttcatttttttaaggttttctgctggtggtgtgcctcgggattttttcaatgaaaaaaatgtgccttggctcagaaaaggttgaaaaacacagctGTAGAAGAGAGCTAGAGAGCAAGTGGGCACACTAGCAACATTCAGAGTCgagtatagagagagtatggccaactcgatttctaagttggtagcaaacatggcgccctgtagtcacgtgcgTGACTTTTGATCGATcacatcaaatcaaactttattttataaagcacttttcatgcacattcaaggggaaaacacaaagtgctgtacaaaacaaaacaaaccaaaccgaggatgtcattgtggcttgtgcagccctttgagctatataaacaaactttgattgattgaaaaaaaaaaaaataaaagaaaaaaaatagaaaacacacacacacacacacactcacacacacacacacacacacacaaacataacattgagagaataatagtaaaaatattaatgattaagattaaaaaaaaacccaatacaataaaataataaaaaacaggtgattagtaaaaagcctgattaaaatgaTATGTCttcagcctttaaaaaaaaaaaaatgcagttgagataggctccagcaccccccgcgaccccgaaagggacaagcggtagaaaatggatggatggatggaaaaaaatcaACTCTCTTTGCAGTCCTGAGGCTCTTTGGCAAGCTGTTCCACTGGTGGGAACCATCATGGCTAAATGCCGCCTCAccgtgggtctttgttctggtcAAGCTAAAAGACATCATGATCCGCGAGGATTGATATGATCAAAGCCAGTCAGATAGATAAGacttttaaaaactaataatagaactttaaaggcctactgaaatgattttttttaatttaaattgggattagcagatccattctatgtgtcatacttgatcatttcgcgatattgccatatttttgccgaaaggattttgtagagaacatcgacgataaagttcgcaacttttggtcgctgataaaaaaagccttgcctgtaccggaagtagcgtgacgtcacaggttgaaaggctcctcacatttccccattgttgaccgagaaagcgacgattaccccattaatttgagcaaggatgaaatatttgtggatgaggacgtaagaatgaaggactagagtgcaatgcaggacgtatctttttttgctctgaccgtaacttaggtacaagggctcattggattccacactcttctttttctattgtggatcactgattcatattttaaaccacctcggatactatatcctcttgaaaatgagagttgagaacgcgaaattgacattcacagtgacttttatctccacgacaatacattggcgaagcactttagctacggagctaacgtgatagcatcgggcttaactgcagatagaaacaaaagaaataaaatccctgactggaaggatagacagaaaatcaacaatactattaaaccatggacctgtaactacaaggttaatgctttccagcctggcgaagcttaacaattctgttgctaacgacgccattgaagctaacttagctacgggacctcgtcagagctatgataaaaacattagcgctccacctacgctagccagccctcatctgctcatcaacacccgtgctcacctgcgttccagcgatcgacggagcaacgaaggacttcacccgatcatcggtgcggtcggcggctagcgtcggatagcgcgtctgctatccaactcaaagtcctcctggttgttttgctgcagccagccgctaatacaccggtcCCACCtttagctttcttctttgcagtcttcattgttcattaaacaaattgcaaaagattcaccaacacagatgtccagaatactgtggaattttacgatgaaaacagagctttttgtattggatacaatgtgtccgaatacttccgttttaaccattgacgtcacgcgcatacgtcatcatacatagacgttttcaaccggaagtttcacgggaaatttaaaattgcgctttataagttaacccggccgtattggcatgtgttgcaatgttaagatttcatcattgatatataaactatcagactgcgtggtcggtagtagtgggtttcagtaggcctttaaaatcgacCCTGAAGCAGACGAGGAAccaatgcagcgactttaaaactggtgtaatgtgctcccgtcCTCTTGTCCCGactcagagagagtatggccagaggatctcctaaatgattggtcaaaagcccctcacgtgactataaggcgccatgtttgctaccaactttaAAAACTGCGTTGGCCATAGTATCTCTATATATGTTGCTCTGGCAACATTACTGCCCCCTACAGCCTGTCCTGTGAATCACTACTAtatacacaatattgccaaaagtatttggccacctgccttgactcacatatgaacttgaagtgccatcccattcctaacccatagggttcaacatgatgtcggtccaccttttgcagctattacagcttccactcttctgggaaggctgtccacaaggttgcggagtgtgtttataggaattttccaccattcttccaaaagcgcattggtgaggtcacacactgatgttggtcgagaaggcctggctctcagtcttcgttctaattcatcccaaaggtgttccattgggttcaagtcaggactctgtgcaggccagtcaagtgcatccgcaccagactctgtcatccatttctttatggaccttgctttgtgcactaccgttctggcaacctccaaaccccgactcgtccatcagaaatttcaggactggatttgttgcacaggtggcatcctatgacagttccatgctggaaatcactgagcccattctttcacaaatgtttgtagaaacagtctccacgcCTAAatgtttgattttatacacctgtggccgggccaagtgattaggacacctgattctcatcatttggatgggtggccaaatacttttggccatATAGTGTATATGATGTCTCCAACAATCAAGTCGAGCATTTTCTTTTACTGACCATGTTTTTCCAAGCTTTAAGAAGAAGTCGCTCCTCCTGCTGGAACTTTAAAATCTCTCCCCGATGGTCCTGCTGTCACATTAAAAAGTTCATCAGAATGTTTCTCCTAGAAGTTACTGCACACTTAATGAAACCCACCTGTGCCATCCTGCTGTCACATAGACTTGTCAGGATCACAGCAGACACTGGACAAATCAACCACATGGATCAAAAATATCAACATCAAAAGTAAAATCCTTAGAAGGTTTTTGtagttttgggttgtttttttttcccccacaggaGAGACTGCAGGTTTGCTGTGTGgcggaaaaaaacagaaaaagtggAGTGCAGCACTCTGGTTGGTCCCTGCCTGGACAAAGATGGCATCCTGCTGATTTGGGCTTTCTTTGAGCAGTGGATTAGTAGATAACTACAACCAGCAGGACACAAAGCAATTAACACTCATCAAACTAATCAATAATATACTCTTAATGCAATTCATTGACTATTGTTCATTAGTTTAATACGATATTTGGTGTGAAATAAGGATCTCTTACTTCtcttaaatattttttaaggggaaaattggtttaaaaaaacaGAACTTTGTTTCTCATTTTTTGTTGGGTCATCATTTTTAAACGTGTCGGTATTATTTGGAAACTTTTCATTGActtttaaaaagaagaaatatCGAACTATCCAAATGAACATTGTTTGGCCTAGTAAATGCATTACTACAAAGTATGTTGCTTTAGCAATACTTTAATAACTTCATACTGCATGCATAATATCACTTTTAGACCTCTATTAGGACAAATTCTTAAGAGTGTATATGCTAATTATAAGactactatatatacacatatatacatatatacacatacccatatatttatatatatacactgtacatacatattaacatatataaatatatacactgtacatacatataaacacatttacatacatacatacagtataaacacatatacatacatacatatatatatacatacatacacacatatatatatatatatatatatatatatatatatatatatatatatatatatatatatatatatatatatatatatatatatatatatatatatatatatatacagatacactaccgttcaaaagtttggggtcacccaaacaattttgtggaacagccttcatttctaagaacaagaatagactgtcgagtttcagatgaaagttttctttttctggccattttgagcgtttaattgaccccacaaatgtgatgctccagaaactcaatctgctcaaaggaaggtcagttttgtagcttctgtaacgaactaaactgttttcagatgtgttaacattattgcacaagggttttctaatcatcaattagccttctgagccaatgagcaaacacattgtaccattagaacaccggagtgatagttgctggaaatgggcctctatacacctatgtagatattgcaccaaaaaccagacaattgcagctagaatagtcatttaccacattagcaatgtatagagtgtatttctttaaagttaagactagtttaaagttatcttcattgaaaagtacagtgcttttccttcgaaaataaggacatttcaatgtgaccccaaacttttgaacggtagtgtatatatacgcagtatatacatatatatacacacagtatatatatatatatatatatatatatatatatatatatatatatatatatatatatatatatatatatatatatatatatatatatatatatatatatatatatgttgtttggATTGGATAATATTAGTAAATACTGGGCTATATTCACTTCAAAACACAAGTCATGGTCATTGTCCTGATTTACCCTTATTACTGTCAGGAAGGTGCTAATTTTGCATCAATCAGATTGTCaggtattcaaaatgaagatttCCTAA is part of the Entelurus aequoreus isolate RoL-2023_Sb linkage group LG22, RoL_Eaeq_v1.1, whole genome shotgun sequence genome and encodes:
- the LOC133639501 gene encoding protein Hook homolog isoform X2 translates to MTHFPFNLKKGVVAKYKVSAVILTSLCDSRMAQQDHRGEILKFQQEERLLLKAWKNMSSALQQQTLDGDLRPSGPVQSFLSRQRQSSRRRRLLQPR
- the LOC133639501 gene encoding protein Hook homolog isoform X1; translated protein: MSPKNAMDKRGLKHSGSIHSVVDMLPPHPFFCCTQRRITNKDHRGEILKFQQEERLLLKAWKNMSSALQQQTLDGDLRPSGPVQSFLSRQRQSSRRRRLLQPR
- the LOC133639501 gene encoding protein Hook homolog isoform X3 — encoded protein: MWLICPVSAVILTSLCDSRMAQDHRGEILKFQQEERLLLKAWKNMSSALQQQTLDGDLRPSGPVQSFLSRQRQSSRRRRLLQPR